In Oryza sativa Japonica Group chromosome 11, ASM3414082v1, the following are encoded in one genomic region:
- the LOC4350793 gene encoding pentatricopeptide repeat-containing protein At4g14850, with product MRRAAAAAAVAPADPQLLAAAFESAIASRSPRLGRAAHARALRLIAPALSPFICAHLVNLYSKLDLPAAAAAALASDPHPTVVSYTAFISGAAQHGRPLPALSAFAGMLRLGLRPNDFTFPSAFKAAASAPPRSTIGPQIHSLAIRFGYLPVDPFVSCAALDMYFKTGRLKLARHLFGEMPNRNVVAWNAVMTNAVLDGRPLETIEAYFGLREAGGLPNVVSACAFFNACAGAMYLSLGEQFHGFVVKCGFEMDVSVLNSMVDFYGKCRCAGKARAVFDGMGVRNSVSWCSMVAAYAQNGAEEEAFAAYLGARRSGEEPTDFMVSSALTTCAGLLGLHLGRALHAVAVRSCIDANIFVASALVDMYGKCGCVEDAEQIFYETPQRNLVTWNAMIGGYAHIGDAQNALLVFDDMIRSGETAPNYITLVNVITSCSRGGLTKDGYELFETMRERFGIEPRTEHYACVVDLLGRAGMEEQAYEVIQGMPMRPSISVWGALLGACKMHGKTELGRIAAEKLFELDPQDSGNHVLLSNMFASAGRWAEATDIRKEMKNVGIKKDPGCSWVTWKNVVHVFRAKDTKHEMYNEIQALLSKLRKQMQAAGYMPDTQYSLYDLEEEEKESEVFQHSEKLALAFGLICIPPGVPIRIMKNLRICVDCHRAFKFISGIVGREIIVRDNNRFHHFKQYQCSCGDYW from the exons CTCTCGCCCTTCATCTGCGCGCACCTCGTCAACCTCTACTCCAAGCTCGacctccccgcggcggcggcggcggctctcgccTCCGACCCACACCCCACCGTGGTTTCGTACACCGCTTTCATATCCGGCGCGGCGCAGCACGGCCGCCCTCTCCCGGCGCTCTCCGCGTTCGCCGGCATGCTCCGCCTCGGCCTGCGCCCCAACGACTTCACCTTCCCGTCGGCCTTCAAGGCCGCCGCTTCCGCACCTCCGCGCTCCACCATCGGGCCCCAGATACACTCCCTCGCCATCAGGTTTGGTTACCTCCCCGTCGACCCCTTCGTGTCCTGCGCGGCGCTGGACATGTACTTCAAGACCGGACGCCTCAAGCTGGCCCGCCACCTGTTTGGTGAAATGCCGAACAGGAACGTGGTTGCGTGGAACGCTGTCATGACGAATGCTGTGCTCGACGGGAGGCCCCTGGAGACAATTGAGGCTTATTTTGGGCTCCGGGAGGCTGGTGGGCTTCCGAATGTGGTCTCGGCCTGTGCATTCTTCAACGCGTGTGCTGGGGCGATGTACTTGTCACTCGGGGAACAGTTCCATGGCTTCGTTGTGAAGTGTGGGTTTGAGATGGATGTCTCTGTGTTGAATTCAATGGTTGATTTCTATGGGAAGTGCCGATGTGCAGGGAAGGCAAGGGCGGTATTTGATGGCATGGGAGTTAGGAATAGCGTGTCCTGGTGTTCAATGGTTGCTGCATATGCTCAGAACGGCGCAGAAGAGGAGGCTTTTGCAGCATACCTGGGTGCAAGGCGTTCTGGGGAAGAGCCAACGGATTTCATGGTTTCCAGTGCGCTCACTACATGTGCAGGGCTGCTAGGCCTTCACCTTGGACGCGCTCTGCATGCGGTTGCTGTCCGTTCTTGTATTGATGCAAACATTTTTGTTGCGAGTGCATTGGTTGACATGTATGGGAAGTGCGGCTGTGTTGAAGATGCCGAACAGATTTTTTATGAGACACCACAGAGGAATCTTGTCACTTGGAATGCAATGATCGGTGGTTATGCTCACATTGGTGATGCTCAGAATGCACTTCTGGTATTTGATGATATGATAAGGAGTGGGGAGACAGCACCTAATTACATCACCCTTGTCAATGTGATCACTTCATGCAGCAGAGGAGGTTTAACAAAGGACGGCTATGAATTGTTTGAGACAATGAGGGAGAGGTTCGGGATAGAGCCACGGACTGAGCATTATGCTTGTGTGGTTGACTTGCTTGGTCGTGCAGGAATGGAAGAACAGGCTTACGAGGTCATACAGGGGATGCCTATGAGACCTTCCATTTCTGTATGGGGAGCTCTACTTGGGGCGTGCAAAATGCATGGGAAGACAGAATTGGGAAGGATTGCAGCTGAGAAGTTGTTTGAACTTGACCCCCAGGACTCTGGCAATCATGTACTGCTCTCAAATATGTTTGCTTCAGCTGGCAG GTGGGCAGAAGCAACAGATATAAGGAAGGAGATGAAGAATGTTGGAATAAAGAAGGACCCGGGTTGCAGCTGGGTTACCTGGAAAAATGTTGTTCATGTTTTCCGAGCAAAGGACACCAAACATGAAATGTATAATGAGATCCAGGCGTTACTAAGCAAGCTCAGAAAGCAAATGCAAGCTGCTGGATACATGCCAGACACACAATATTCCCTTTATGAtcttgaggaagaagagaaagaatcAGAGGTGTTCCAACACAGTGAGAAGCTTGCTCTGGCCTTTGGACTTATTTGCATACCACCTGGTGTACCTATAAGAATCATGAAGAACCTGAGAATATGTGTGGATTGTCATCGCGCATTCAAGTTCATATCTGGTATCGTTGGTAGAGAGATAATTGTGAGGGACAATAATAGGTTTCATCACTTCAAACAATACCAATGCTCATGTGGAGATTATTGGTGA
- the LOC136351128 gene encoding uncharacterized protein has translation MTTPPAAKRRRRCCSLPPELNDDVIGEILLRLPPGDPALLVRCSLVCKPWRRLLSSDPVFLRRHRELHLRRRTPRPLLGFLFNQLGEDPGVAWFAPTSSLRRLPHPHHCDWYALDARHGLVLFSTMLSRDAAEHELVVWDPMTGRRWRLDFPGYLEDFNWSASVLCAADGCDHRHCHGAPFLVAVVSTGRYCNTSAAIYSSETGAWGDAIALEREHPDPDDAVKVGKPGVQVGNAIYFPCVRSAQILECDMSGHTLAMFDSPAAGRGWPDNGLLMTAESGGGGGLGFAFVRRSMLHLWSREPTGDGAMAWSPLRGINLEPLLTVLIRRPPEHHSVTPNLVGFADGVGVIFAEIDGDVFTIEVSSRRGKKVYRREDIHTIFPYTSFYTPRGGINFDPLP, from the coding sequence ATGACGactccgccggcggcgaagcgccgccgccgctgctgttcGCTGCCGCCGGAGCTGAACGACGACGTCATCGGCgagatcctcctccgcctcccaccTGGCGACCCCGCGCTGCTCGTCCGCTGCTCCCTCGTCTGCAAGCCATGGCGGCGGCTCCTCTCCTCCGACCccgtcttcctccgccgccaccgcgagctccacctccgccgccggacgccTCGCCCCCTCCTCGGCTTCCTCTTCAACCAGCTCGGGGAAGACCCCGGCGTCGCCTGGTTCGCCCCCACCTcgtccctccgccgcctcccccacccccaccactGCGACTGGTACGCGCTCGACGCCCGCCACGGCCTCGTCCTCTTCAGCACCATGCTCTCGCGCGACGCGGCGGAGCACGAGCTCGTCGTCTGGGACCCCATGACGGGGCGCCGGTGGCGGCTCGACTTCCCGGGCTACCTCGAGGACTTCAACTGGTCCGCGTCGGTGCTCTGCGCCGCCGACGGCTGCGACCACCGCCACTGCCACGGCGCCCCCTTCCTCGTCGCGGTCGTGTCCACCGGCCGCTACTGCAACACCTCCGCGGCCATCTACTCCTCGGAGACCGGCGCCTGGGGCGACGCGATCGCGCTCGAGCGCGAGCACCCCGATCCCGATGATGCCGTCAAGGTCGGGAAGCCCGGCGTCCAAGTGGGGAACGCGATCTACTTCCCCTGCGTCCGGAGCGCCCAAATCCTCGAGTGCGACATGAGCGGCCACACGCTGGCGATGTTCgactcgccggcggccggccggggaTGGCCGGACAACGGCCTCCTCATgacggcggagagcggcggcggcggcgggctggggTTCGCTTTCGTGCGGCGGTCCATGCTCCACCTCTGGTCGAGGGAgcccaccggcgacggcgccatGGCATGGTCGCCGCTCCGAGGCATCAACCTGGAGCCGCTGCTCACCGTGCTGATCCGGAGACCACCTGAGCACCACTCCGTCACGCCTAATCTGGTCGGCTtcgccgacggcgtcggcgtcatCTTCGCCGAGATCGATGGCGACGTCTTCACCATTGAGGTGAGCTCTCGACGAGGCAAGAAGGTGTACAGGAGGGAAGACATCCACACCATCTTCCCTTACACGAGCTTCTACACTCCTCGCGGTGGTATCAACTTTGATCCATTGCCATGA